The window TGGAGATAAATTGTAGGTAGGGGTGCTATATATGATTCCACTCCTGGGAAATGTCTCTCTTCTTCGACAAGTCAGAGTTCAAGCTTTGAGTTACCAAACTGGCTCAGTAAGATAGCCAAATCCATACCCTGTACCATAGTAGGCACAGCGGTATCATAAGGACACTGCTTAGCAAATCCAACCTTCCCAGATTTATGTACTTTCTTTATGCAGCGCTTGAACTTCTCGTGGCATTTTATATTGGTCATACCTATAAAACCAACATATTACTAGAATCAGAGGACCTTCAACTACAATCATCCATATACAGACCAGAACCAAATGCCAAGAACAAACAACATTATGTACATAATTCACGACAAACTGCCCAAGCATTGTACTGTCTACTCTATAATATATCCAACTCACGGTTGCACAAAACCAACACATCGACCCACCAATTAAGCACCAAGTTTAAAGTACCTTCTCACAGGGAAATATCCCCGCCGTTTCTATCTCACTCATCATGAGGATGAATCCTTCCTCAGTGTAAGTTAATCTCCCGAGGGAGAGCAGCTCACTGGGATATACATATACTCCCACTCTCCCTAATCCCTATCTCACTCATCACTTGCTAAACAAAAACCAACTTGCTTTGTACAAGAAGTGCCTTACATTATAGCAGAGCAGGCCTAGAATTTAACCAAGTACATGTTGGTTTTTGTTCATCCTTTACGATCCTTCGGCAAAATAAAATCAGAACCATTTCAACAGAACAACAAccaaatagttttttttatcataattatCCCAATTCATCACTACATTCGAATAATAGAAAGATCGATTCTTTCTGCCATCAAAAGGCCAAACACATTTGACATTTTATTTCCCAttcatccaaaaatcaagtttccAAAGCTTATCAAATCACTGAAGTAACTGAAACAACCACATTCCAACAACACagaaaaatgatactttttaaacttccaaaattccaacaacGAAGAAAAATGATAATTTATACTTCCAAAATTCCAGCAACACAAAAATGAAGTAAAATTGCTACCTTTGTTGCCAACACAATCGTCATGAATCTTGCAGCACGCGTCAAGATCATCGCAGGGCTGCTCTCCCGGGCAGCCGGTCCACCCTACCCCGCAGTACTTCCCGTATCGAATCCCAACCGCTAAGTGtacaaataacaacaaattaaaatcaaatataaattaaaataccGAAAAAAAGTAGAATTTTGAGAAATTAACTAGGCAGTAGAGAGGTTGAGCTTACAATTACAGTTCTCCGCCACGCAGATTCGGCTGCAATTCACCTGAAAATTCCAGAAGCCTCATTTTATAAACAATTTACTCAataatttttccaaatttgtGGGAAGAGAGGATATTTTACCTCCGAATTATTGTCGGAACAGTGGGCGACGACGGCGAGGGAGAAGATAGCGACGGCGAATGCGGCGGAGAACTGTGTCGTGCGATGGAGGCCGGCGTCTCGCGACATTGACGCCATTGTTGTCGCTCGCGTTTTAGCTTTTTGGGCTCAACGGGTTTACCAGAAATTGAAGCCCTCGGCGCCTTCTCCCCTCGAGAAGTTTCCGCGTAATACTTCTGTCGTTTCCTTGTGTGCAGATCTGTCGGTTTCTCATTCGCCGAATGACGTCGAATGATTTTACAGAAGTGCCCTTCGCTGGTCCCTCGCTGccgtatttgtttttttttgtattgagaatgaatcaattatataatttttgtaATAATAAATCTTTCCTAGATTTGCTTTTGATTTGTGTTGGATTTTGGTTTTGAGgagataatttattaataatttaatgtgttattagcacttcaaataTTATCAAcatttcaaaataaattatcatgcctttgtttttttgtgataaaacagTATTGAGGGTTAGATTAAATCATACAATGAAGGATCAATAATTTCGTTCTAAACTCGCTACAACGTTTTTTCCAATATTAAATTGGTACATTAATATTGTAATAAAAAATGATAACCACACATTCTTTTTAGctttctcacacacccttgtttAATCTTGTCTGTTATTTTCGTTTAATTTTTCAATCCGACAATCAAGAATGAAGAGGGATGCGTAAAAATCACCTCTATAATAAGGAGGAGCACATGATAAGTGACTATAAGCGATGGAGTGCTCTGTTTTGGATACTAACAATAGCTCCAGAAAAAATTATACAACTATTAAGGATAGCCATACGTGAAAATCAGTTAACAGAAGTATAATGCCAAAGTAGAATGGTTGGTTTCCAACTTTACTTTCTAGCCATCGGGGTTCGACGCCCCCCTGATGCGGAGCGTCAAACAAGTCAGAGTGATTCCAACAAGAAATACAAGCTCTATTGATGGATAACCGAACAACATTCATGATTCCGGAAAAAAGATAACCGAACAACATCCCATTCAAGTTACTTTCAAATACATTTGATTATTATGGCTGTCAAACTTGCCCACCGATTTCTCAGCTTCAAAAATTCGTCTAGGAAAACGAAAAATTTCAAGTACAGTACTCGCGGTTCAGATCAACCACAAATGACGAGAAAGGCTTGCACGTGCAATTCCTAGAAACATTTTACCTTATGGTTGCTCTTAGACATAGTAACCGGTGAAAGTAAATCCCCTTCCAACAATCTCACCGGCACAAAACCATGCAAAGCATTCCAGCCCAAACAAAGCagcaattccagcatcttcaacCTTCAACTCCTTCCTATTCTTCCACAAATGCTTGACATAATCAACTTCCTTCCAGAATGACTCGGTACGACCAGGAATACTGTATGTAGTGGAAAATGAGTCAGTTATAGTCATACAACTAAGATGTCGTTGcaatgaaaaagaatgaaaaataggCATCAGATGCGGTATCAgatgcattttgaattgatggtTTCTAAGTTGCACAAATATAGCCGAGCCCTTATGAATATCAAAATCAAACCATTGAGTTCCCATGAAAGATTGTAATTCAAGGACGTATCCAAATCATTCAGACTATTGTAATAAGTTCTAGTACCACATCCTGGATCTAGAAAGCAAATCAGTAATTGAATACCCAGTGCTAGACCATATGCAACATGAACAATTCCTATTAGTCTCAACTCTAGCAATAATTTTTTTCGCTAACTTTTTTCGCGGACCACCTAAAGTTCCAACTAAAAAGGTGAAATAATTTGTCATTATCTCAATAGAAGTACAGATCCTACCAATAAAGTTCCAACTTAAAAGGTCAAATGATCTGTCATTATCTCAATTGATACTTCAACTAGTCCCCGTGTTCCTTGAATGGATCAACATAGACCTCATCCAGTTTCTTAAGCACTTGAAAACTTCATAAAAACTTTTTAGCACAAAGATATAGGAGCAAAGACAATGCACTTTTCTTAGCTTCTTCACAGAGcacatatttttattataaaaaataaaaaataaatggagGCAATACAAACAAGTAACCCAATCTACATGCTTCTCCTTCGATTAAAAAATCTGCATCAACATCAAATTCATGTTTCGGAGCTTTAAAAAgttgctttcttttctttcttctcaaaagaAATCCTACTTAGAGCAGATAAATGAAAGAAATCTAATACGCAAACATGTATTAAAATGTAAACATTTTCTTCATAAAGTTCTAAATTTTGATCCTAATGTTGACAAGACTGTCTCTAAAATCATCTACCCTATCATTGTGCGCGATAATAATGTCTACACAATAATTTTCACTCAATTTACTTATTTGTAGTCATACATTTTAGTTACCATGGTCAGGCTGTTTACATTTTAGTTACCATGGTCAGGCTGTTTAGGAAGTAAGAAAGGTGCTAAAACTTTCAAAAGTAAGACTGCGATACAATGGATCATATCGTCCACATGGATGCAACAAAATACTAGCAGACTTAAATCTTGAAGAGCATTCAGTCAACATATATGAGACTTCTTTAATGGTCTTCACTCTAC of the Pyrus communis chromosome 1, drPyrComm1.1, whole genome shotgun sequence genome contains:
- the LOC137747517 gene encoding probable phospholipase A2 homolog 1, encoding MASMSRDAGLHRTTQFSAAFAVAIFSLAVVAHCSDNNSEVNCSRICVAENCNSVGIRYGKYCGVGWTGCPGEQPCDDLDACCKIHDDCVGNKGMTNIKCHEKFKRCIKKVHKSGKVGFAKQCPYDTAVPTMVQGMDLAILLSQFGNSKLEL
- the LOC137748967 gene encoding uncharacterized protein; the encoded protein is MASKLRQLQSKACQATQFVSQHGGTYYKQLLEQNKQYIQHPPTVEKCNELSKQLFYTRLASIPGRTESFWKEVDYVKHLWKNRKELKVEDAGIAALFGLECFAWFCAGEIVGRGFTFTGYYV